A DNA window from Candidatus Protochlamydia naegleriophila contains the following coding sequences:
- a CDS encoding NUDIX domain-containing protein, with protein sequence MMSFRISVESVIYRHLQDMPGEVLLVKRASDCRVAPNVWNVPAGKVDFLERTYEAVVRETSEETGLKVKVVQLLSEDAFEIRVGDDKAYRNMFTYLTQATDNDQEVKLNKEHTQFKWVTEKEIHSEEYASLMPRLKQIILEVFKSHE encoded by the coding sequence ATGATGAGTTTCAGAATTTCGGTAGAGTCAGTTATTTATAGACATTTACAGGATATGCCAGGAGAGGTGCTTTTGGTGAAGCGGGCCTCAGATTGTAGAGTGGCGCCGAATGTCTGGAATGTTCCGGCTGGAAAGGTTGATTTTTTAGAGAGGACCTATGAAGCCGTCGTAAGGGAGACGAGCGAAGAAACGGGGCTAAAGGTCAAAGTAGTGCAGCTTTTGTCAGAAGATGCTTTTGAAATTAGGGTTGGTGATGATAAAGCGTACCGCAACATGTTTACTTACTTGACTCAAGCTACAGATAATGATCAAGAAGTAAAATTGAATAAGGAGCACACGCAATTTAAATGGGTCACTGAAAAAGAGATTCATTCGGAAGAATATGCTTCCTTGATGCCTCGTTTGAAGCAGATTATTTTAGAGGTCTTCAAGAGTCATGAATAG
- a CDS encoding Gfo/Idh/MocA family oxidoreductase, with amino-acid sequence MQSYPKIVLVGLGPFSKRNYFELFKRHQFQPEFIIDLESKRSELTRFLDCNGFQIPFYLIPEEYRDCEILPDQQKRMILQLLKKHDITHAIVATEPKAHYAYLDFFIENGIHVQVEKPLTAPEFASISMSAAEKIEKDYNTLLQKIEESPTPNLRIEIQCQRRYHPVYQFIQEQIESFVREFDVPLTYCDIYHCDGMWNMPNEFLERENHPYKYGYGKLLHSGYHFIDLLGVLLKSSFKYCSKTPTCAEYYGTGFSPLDSLGAVNQKDYERFFGHKKYAEIFEDPYAFGFSRFGELDFFSILQLFQGDRKLSVCNLNLLQTGFCRRKSSVLPEDTYKNNGRLRHERLNLQFGPLLNIQVHSYLSQSPNEVSFEDPISVGHELHFDVMIFRNSDLIGGKPFEIYHSDDFSSIKNGFNEISRESCFFNFISNEKSLSDLRDHKLSIQLLSKSLKLLCRDHANQVPIEKFELHPLCEKAVVV; translated from the coding sequence ATGCAATCCTACCCAAAAATAGTTCTAGTTGGATTAGGCCCTTTTAGTAAGAGGAATTATTTTGAACTATTCAAGAGACATCAATTCCAGCCCGAATTTATTATCGATTTAGAAAGTAAAAGATCAGAGTTAACGCGTTTTTTAGATTGCAATGGTTTTCAAATTCCATTCTATCTGATTCCTGAAGAGTATCGAGATTGTGAAATACTACCAGATCAACAAAAGCGAATGATCTTGCAATTGTTAAAAAAGCATGATATCACGCATGCGATTGTGGCAACGGAGCCTAAAGCGCACTATGCCTATCTTGATTTCTTTATTGAGAATGGAATTCACGTACAAGTTGAGAAACCCCTCACAGCTCCAGAGTTTGCTTCCATTTCAATGAGTGCGGCTGAAAAAATTGAAAAGGACTATAACACGCTTTTGCAGAAAATTGAAGAGAGTCCGACACCAAACTTAAGGATTGAGATTCAATGCCAGAGGAGATATCACCCGGTATATCAATTTATTCAAGAGCAGATAGAGTCTTTTGTCCGTGAGTTTGATGTTCCTTTAACCTATTGCGATATTTATCATTGCGATGGGATGTGGAATATGCCGAATGAATTTTTAGAGCGTGAAAATCATCCCTACAAATACGGCTATGGCAAGCTTCTCCATAGCGGTTATCATTTCATTGATTTATTGGGAGTCTTGCTAAAGAGCAGCTTCAAATATTGCAGTAAGACGCCTACCTGTGCTGAATATTATGGTACGGGGTTTTCCCCATTGGATTCTTTGGGTGCTGTTAATCAAAAAGACTATGAGCGATTTTTCGGCCACAAGAAATACGCTGAAATCTTTGAGGATCCTTATGCATTTGGCTTTTCCAGATTTGGTGAGCTCGACTTTTTTTCGATTCTTCAGTTATTTCAAGGCGACAGGAAGCTGTCTGTTTGCAATCTGAACTTATTGCAAACTGGATTTTGCAGGCGGAAGTCGAGCGTGCTTCCAGAGGATACTTATAAAAATAATGGACGTCTTCGGCATGAGAGATTGAATTTGCAATTTGGGCCTTTACTCAACATACAAGTGCACAGCTATCTTTCCCAAAGCCCAAATGAGGTGAGTTTTGAAGATCCGATTTCTGTTGGGCACGAGCTTCATTTCGATGTCATGATCTTTAGAAATTCAGATTTGATCGGCGGCAAGCCTTTTGAAATTTATCATTCAGATGATTTTTCCTCGATCAAGAATGGATTTAATGAAATTTCCAGGGAAAGTTGTTTTTTTAATTTTATTAGCAATGAAAAGTCCTTGTCAGATTTACGCGATCACAAGTTGAGCATTCAGCTGTTATCTAAATCTTTGAAGTTGCTCTGTCGCGATCATGCTAATCAGGTTCCCATAGAGAAGTTTGAATTACATCCTTTATGTGAAAAAGCAGTGGTAGTCTAA
- a CDS encoding IS1 family transposase (programmed frameshift) yields MLLECPACSSTSIKKNGHIHNGKQNHQCLACGRQFVLDPQQKIINEEKRSLIRQALLERVSLEGVCRIFNVSMPWLLQFINEIIKELPGDLNATVTCADELEVAFVELDEQWSYVKKKDNQQWLWLVFHSKTRQVLAMHVGKRTRQAAECLLEKLPEGLKKKAIFYTDKFSVYYETIPWLQHRPVGKESGKTSYIERFNNTLRQRCSRLVRKTLSFSKKLANHIGMLKYFICDYNQRRALHL; encoded by the exons ATGCTTCTAGAATGTCCAGCTTGCTCTTCAACATCGATCAAAAAAAATGGTCATATTCACAACGGAAAGCAAAATCACCAATGCCTTGCTTGTGGACGACAGTTTGTCCTTGATCCTCAGCAGAAAATAATTAATGAAGAGAAGAGATCGTTGATTCGCCAAGCACTTCTCGAACGAGTTTCTCTTGAGGGGGTCTGCCGAATTTTTAATGTGAGCATGCCATGGCTTTTGCAATTTATTAATGAAATTATCAAAGAACTCCCGGGTGATCTGAATGCGACGGTAACCTGTGCTGATGAGCTTGAAGTGGCTTTTGTTGAGTTAGATGAGCAATGGAGTTATGTTAAAAAAAAAGATAATCAGCAGTGGTTATGGCTTGTTTTTCATTCCAAAACTCGGCAGGTTTTGGCAATGCATGTTGGTAAGCGAACAAGACAAGCAGCTGAATGCTTATTAGAAAAATTGCCCGAAG GACTTAAAAAAAAAGCCATCTTTTATACAGATAAGTTCTCTGTTTACTATGAAACCATTCCATGGCTTCAACATCGACCGGTTGGAAAAGAATCAGGTAAAACAAGCTACATTGAAAGATTTAATAATACCCTCAGACAAAGATGCTCTCGACTGGTGAGAAAGACTCTTTCTTTTTCGAAAAAACTAGCAAACCATATAGGTATGCTAAAATATTTTATTTGTGACTACAATCAAAGGCGAGCATTACATCTTTAG
- a CDS encoding bifunctional heptose 7-phosphate kinase/heptose 1-phosphate adenyltransferase: protein MVKLANTLRSLNPVKVMVIGDLLLDTYTIGKARRISPEAPVAIVHVHHEEHRPGGAGNVVLNLVSLGAQVAVIGRIGNDWAGEVLCDALRKEGVVVEAIFKQESYKTPIKNRVIAENQQIVRVDFEQMTTLDEQLEQEIIESIPHLMQDVKAIAISDYGKGLLTPTLLQAIIQHANRHRILVITDPKGSDFSKYLGTTLIKPNLSEAYAAAGLPFQASLDLVAQKILHLTQAKTLMITRSEAGISLFESTGTRHDFPVHVKEVKDVTGAGDTVLAMLAYALANQLPYDSATQLCNIAASLAIEQVGCARVTLSDLAHRLFQRDMNHKVFDHEQVFVLREVLKKKPFHLLILQGIDELSQPLFQSIQRLTQTGHSLLVYIRDPQPSQIGIEMLASLKEVSFILIQQDNLKFLCREVQPEKAYAFEGQIFKEINVLSYLLDAWVTEEASISH, encoded by the coding sequence ATGGTAAAACTTGCTAATACACTGCGCAGCTTAAATCCAGTCAAAGTCATGGTGATTGGGGATTTGCTTTTAGATACTTATACCATTGGAAAAGCACGTCGCATTTCTCCAGAGGCTCCGGTTGCTATAGTGCATGTTCATCACGAAGAGCACAGGCCTGGCGGCGCTGGAAACGTGGTTTTGAATTTGGTTTCTTTAGGTGCTCAAGTGGCCGTCATCGGTCGTATCGGAAACGACTGGGCTGGCGAGGTTTTGTGCGATGCTTTGCGGAAGGAAGGAGTGGTTGTAGAAGCTATTTTTAAGCAGGAGAGCTATAAAACACCGATTAAAAATCGAGTGATAGCAGAAAACCAACAGATCGTTCGCGTTGATTTTGAGCAAATGACTACCCTCGATGAGCAATTGGAGCAGGAAATTATTGAGTCGATCCCTCATTTAATGCAAGATGTGAAAGCGATTGCGATTTCTGATTACGGTAAAGGATTGCTCACGCCAACGCTTTTGCAGGCCATTATTCAGCATGCCAACCGTCATCGTATTCTTGTCATAACAGATCCGAAAGGAAGCGATTTTAGCAAGTATTTGGGCACAACGCTTATTAAGCCTAATCTGTCCGAGGCGTATGCAGCAGCCGGCTTGCCTTTTCAGGCTTCATTAGACTTAGTTGCCCAGAAAATTTTGCATTTGACGCAAGCTAAGACATTGATGATCACCCGCTCAGAAGCTGGAATTTCCTTATTCGAATCGACGGGGACAAGGCACGATTTTCCGGTCCATGTCAAAGAAGTCAAAGATGTCACAGGTGCTGGAGATACGGTTTTGGCCATGCTGGCCTATGCTTTGGCCAATCAGCTCCCTTATGATTCTGCCACGCAGCTATGCAATATTGCAGCGAGCCTGGCCATCGAACAAGTGGGATGCGCGCGCGTTACTCTTTCAGATCTGGCGCATCGCCTTTTTCAGCGCGATATGAATCATAAAGTTTTTGATCACGAGCAGGTCTTTGTCTTACGAGAAGTTCTCAAGAAAAAGCCTTTTCATTTGCTGATTTTGCAAGGTATTGACGAGCTTTCGCAGCCCCTTTTCCAATCTATTCAACGGCTGACACAAACTGGCCACTCCCTTTTGGTCTATATCAGAGATCCTCAGCCATCTCAAATTGGAATAGAAATGCTTGCATCTTTAAAAGAAGTCAGCTTTATTCTCATTCAACAAGACAATTTAAAGTTTTTATGCCGAGAAGTACAACCTGAAAAGGCGTATGCGTTTGAAGGTCAAATTTTTAAGGAAATCAACGTTCTTTCTTACTTGTTGGATGCGTGGGTAACGGAGGAAGCGTCGATTAGTCATTAA
- the rfaD gene encoding ADP-glyceromanno-heptose 6-epimerase has product MKLFDDQLIVITGGAGFIGSCVVRYLNDRGMNNLIIVDELRYSEKWKNLVGKRFVDVISKDRLFDWLVGRESLVEAFIHLGACSDTLETDASYLLENNYRYSVRLAEYALKNSQRFIYASSAATYGDGSKGFVDDQDNLYALQPLNMYGFSKQLFDQWAFNEGILDKVVGLKYFNVFGPNEYHKGRMASAVSKMVPQILNGETVKLFKSSDPSYYADGEQKRDFIYVKDVVRMTCAFLENDEGGVYNIGSGEASTWNALTRAVFKALDRTPQIQYIDMPHDLVNKYQNYSCADMAKTINVLKNEARTMSLEDAVVDYVKNYLVSKKIW; this is encoded by the coding sequence ATGAAATTGTTTGATGATCAATTAATAGTAATTACTGGTGGCGCTGGTTTTATTGGTTCCTGCGTCGTGCGGTATTTGAATGACAGAGGAATGAACAACTTAATCATTGTCGACGAGCTTCGCTATTCAGAAAAGTGGAAGAATTTAGTTGGCAAACGATTTGTTGATGTGATTTCCAAAGACCGGTTATTTGATTGGCTGGTGGGACGGGAATCATTGGTCGAGGCTTTTATTCATTTAGGCGCGTGTTCAGATACTTTAGAGACCGATGCCAGCTATCTATTAGAAAACAATTATCGTTATAGCGTTCGTTTAGCAGAGTATGCTTTAAAGAACAGTCAACGCTTCATTTATGCTTCTTCAGCTGCTACCTATGGAGATGGTTCTAAAGGGTTTGTGGATGATCAAGACAATCTTTATGCTCTTCAGCCTTTAAACATGTACGGATTCTCCAAGCAGCTGTTTGATCAATGGGCCTTTAATGAAGGGATTTTGGATAAGGTTGTAGGACTGAAATATTTTAATGTTTTTGGGCCCAATGAATATCATAAGGGACGCATGGCATCGGCAGTCAGTAAAATGGTCCCTCAGATTTTAAATGGCGAAACGGTTAAACTGTTTAAGTCGTCCGATCCTTCATATTATGCCGATGGAGAACAGAAAAGAGACTTTATCTATGTTAAAGACGTCGTTAGGATGACCTGTGCATTTTTAGAAAATGACGAGGGGGGGGTGTATAACATTGGCAGTGGAGAAGCTTCGACTTGGAATGCTTTAACGCGAGCCGTCTTTAAGGCCTTGGATCGTACTCCTCAAATTCAGTATATTGATATGCCTCATGATCTCGTTAATAAGTATCAGAACTATAGCTGTGCTGATATGGCTAAGACAATCAATGTTTTGAAAAATGAAGCTCGGACAATGAGCCTAGAAGATGCTGTTGTCGATTATGTGAAAAATTATTTGGTATCGAAAAAGATATGGTAA
- a CDS encoding nucleotide exchange factor GrpE gives MADDSLKNDPSSEWPEEVKQAYESLKIPSLYDTVLANEKLSLEVRKQNREVKLVVENMGKIALQLDSLLEMMSEEWEEYEEGDVLSREPGKEAEEALPTFSDLELELLGDKQAHLEQQTQELLVEISDSILELSHTTKHMGHQLLQVLPKKEGVFAKPPHWHPLAEDIIHTFVEEVNRVRYRLLSRLEKMQIHLIDPHVGDPFDQDKHQALEQVAGSPKGTIAQVIRPGYSQDDTILRHAEVVIYV, from the coding sequence ATGGCAGACGATTCTTTAAAAAATGATCCCTCATCAGAGTGGCCGGAAGAGGTTAAGCAAGCCTATGAAAGCCTAAAGATTCCGAGCTTATATGATACTGTCCTGGCAAACGAAAAACTCAGTTTAGAGGTGCGCAAGCAAAATCGAGAGGTTAAGCTGGTCGTAGAAAACATGGGTAAGATTGCTCTTCAATTAGACTCGTTGCTCGAAATGATGTCAGAAGAGTGGGAGGAGTATGAAGAGGGGGATGTTCTTTCGCGAGAGCCTGGTAAGGAAGCTGAAGAAGCTCTTCCTACTTTTTCAGATTTAGAACTCGAATTGTTGGGAGACAAGCAAGCGCATTTGGAGCAGCAAACGCAAGAGCTGCTCGTTGAGATATCTGATTCGATTTTAGAGTTATCTCATACGACCAAACATATGGGGCATCAATTGTTGCAAGTCTTGCCAAAAAAAGAAGGGGTGTTTGCTAAACCTCCTCATTGGCATCCGTTAGCAGAAGATATCATCCATACTTTCGTTGAAGAAGTGAATCGCGTTCGCTATAGACTGTTATCGCGCCTTGAGAAAATGCAGATTCACTTGATAGATCCCCATGTGGGCGATCCTTTTGATCAAGACAAACATCAAGCTTTAGAACAAGTCGCTGGATCGCCTAAGGGAACTATTGCACAAGTCATCAGGCCTGGCTATAGCCAAGATGATACGATCCTACGCCATGCTGAAGTCGTGATCTATGTTTAA
- the ispE gene encoding 4-(cytidine 5'-diphospho)-2-C-methyl-D-erythritol kinase, whose amino-acid sequence MLRLFSPAKVNLFLRVVSKRSDGYHELSSVFQTISLGDVLTFQRQVKDVLTCSDPLLPTDSSNLVLKATQLFRSKTGIDLHLRVHLDKRVPSQAGLGGGSSNAATTLWACNQLAGGVASTDELMQWSGEIGSDIPFFFSNGTAHCTGRGEVVQDLPPTANQKLWIVKPALGLSTPEVYGRVRISQTSQEAYSNLDKEKFLQGTLPYFNDLESAAFEACPELKEIKAFLSQSGFETVLMSGSGSSFFCMGEGHLPHQTSLRAFSAHFINRSPIQWYA is encoded by the coding sequence ATGTTGCGCTTATTTTCCCCTGCTAAAGTCAATCTCTTCTTACGTGTCGTATCAAAGCGCTCAGATGGCTATCACGAACTTTCTTCGGTTTTTCAAACCATTAGCCTAGGTGATGTCTTGACTTTTCAGCGCCAGGTAAAGGATGTTCTGACCTGTTCAGATCCTCTACTGCCGACAGACAGCTCTAATTTAGTGCTTAAGGCAACTCAGCTATTTCGTTCTAAAACAGGCATTGATCTGCATTTAAGAGTCCACCTCGATAAGCGTGTACCTTCTCAAGCGGGTCTTGGAGGAGGAAGCAGCAATGCTGCGACGACTCTTTGGGCATGTAATCAATTAGCCGGCGGAGTTGCATCGACAGATGAGTTAATGCAATGGAGCGGAGAAATCGGATCAGACATTCCTTTTTTCTTTTCTAACGGCACAGCACACTGCACCGGGAGGGGGGAAGTGGTTCAGGATTTGCCTCCTACTGCCAATCAAAAGCTTTGGATTGTCAAGCCAGCTCTTGGTCTTTCGACTCCGGAAGTGTACGGCCGAGTCCGAATTTCTCAGACTTCTCAAGAAGCGTATTCTAACCTCGATAAAGAGAAGTTCTTGCAAGGAACACTGCCTTATTTTAATGATCTGGAATCGGCAGCTTTTGAAGCTTGTCCCGAATTGAAGGAGATTAAAGCTTTTCTTTCTCAAAGCGGCTTTGAAACGGTATTGATGTCTGGTTCGGGCTCTTCATTTTTCTGTATGGGTGAGGGCCACCTACCTCACCAAACAAGTTTAAGAGCGTTTTCTGCTCATTTTATTAATAGATCTCCAATACAGTGGTACGCATAA
- the rplI gene encoding 50S ribosomal protein L9: MAQLLLLEDVEALGRSGEIVNVKPGYARNFLLPQGLAVTANKNALRMQERLKDERQKRAIADKEESEAVAAKIEGVSLVKVVKVDHEGHMYGSVTVADIIHLIQEHTQVEVEKKAIQLKHAIKTTGVHTVVVKLKEGVSASFNLKVMSEEGHRASLEEQQAS, translated from the coding sequence ATGGCACAATTGTTGTTACTAGAAGATGTGGAAGCTCTAGGCAGAAGTGGAGAGATTGTTAACGTAAAGCCTGGCTATGCACGTAACTTTTTACTTCCGCAAGGACTAGCGGTTACAGCTAATAAAAATGCTCTCCGTATGCAAGAGCGTCTGAAAGACGAACGTCAAAAGCGTGCGATCGCTGACAAGGAAGAGTCTGAAGCCGTTGCAGCGAAGATTGAAGGAGTGTCCTTAGTGAAAGTGGTTAAAGTTGACCATGAAGGGCACATGTACGGTTCCGTTACGGTTGCTGACATCATTCACCTTATTCAAGAACATACTCAAGTTGAAGTAGAAAAGAAAGCTATTCAACTTAAGCATGCGATTAAAACAACTGGTGTTCATACCGTTGTTGTTAAATTGAAAGAGGGTGTTTCTGCTAGCTTTAATCTTAAAGTGATGTCTGAAGAAGGTCATCGCGCAAGCTTAGAAGAGCAGCAAGCGTCTTAA
- the rpsR gene encoding 30S ribosomal protein S18: MMQRRPKYNSEYSDARSKKRKRCPFTAAGVRDIDYKDIDTLTKFITERGKILPRRITGVSAYHQKKLTAAIKRARHVALLPFVAEV, translated from the coding sequence ATGATGCAAAGAAGACCAAAATACAATTCAGAGTACTCTGATGCTCGTTCTAAAAAGCGCAAGCGTTGCCCGTTTACAGCGGCTGGCGTAAGAGACATTGATTACAAAGATATCGACACTTTGACTAAATTTATCACAGAACGTGGTAAAATTTTACCAAGACGTATTACAGGCGTATCTGCTTATCATCAAAAGAAATTGACAGCAGCAATTAAACGCGCCCGTCATGTGGCGTTGTTGCCATTTGTAGCTGAAGTTTAA
- the rpsF gene encoding 30S ribosomal protein S6, with protein MSQNRQNLYEGMYVISATLSDDARHKALDRIQSGITSHGGEIKKIHEQGRRRLAYEIDGHREGYYYLVYFTAPTAAISDLWQEYHLNEDLIRFITLRTEKVMEKIEFKPLVEQQ; from the coding sequence ATGAGTCAAAACAGACAAAACCTTTACGAAGGAATGTATGTCATTAGCGCGACGCTAAGCGATGATGCTCGCCACAAGGCTTTGGATAGAATTCAATCAGGAATCACCAGCCATGGTGGAGAAATTAAAAAAATTCACGAGCAAGGACGCCGCCGTTTAGCTTATGAAATTGATGGACATCGTGAAGGTTACTATTACCTGGTTTATTTTACAGCTCCAACAGCAGCGATTTCTGATCTGTGGCAGGAGTACCATTTGAATGAAGACTTAATCCGCTTTATTACTTTACGTACAGAGAAGGTGATGGAGAAAATTGAATTCAAACCTTTAGTTGAGCAGCAGTAA
- the pth gene encoding aminoacyl-tRNA hydrolase: protein MTHSAQQNYLFVGLGNPGSQYELTRHNMGYLVIKAFALGMGWHFKEDRRFNALVAKGVIGEASIHLLLPLTYMNLSGTAVRRYLDFFKLPASCLVVVTDDIALSFGKLRLKTMGSAGGHNGLKSVETHLGSSHYVRLRMGIGHPGEKELAGYVLDSFSPEELKILATFVDRGVEVLLRLLKESVSHVMNVVNTAPSKDRLVPLPKKESIDLTKPPLQG from the coding sequence GTGACACATTCAGCTCAGCAAAATTACCTTTTTGTGGGACTTGGGAATCCAGGTTCTCAGTATGAGTTGACAAGGCATAACATGGGTTATCTTGTCATTAAGGCGTTTGCCTTGGGTATGGGGTGGCACTTTAAAGAAGATAGGCGTTTTAATGCTTTAGTAGCGAAAGGGGTAATCGGAGAGGCATCGATCCACTTGCTTTTACCATTGACCTATATGAATTTGAGCGGAACAGCTGTTAGGCGTTATCTAGACTTTTTTAAGTTGCCTGCTAGTTGTTTAGTGGTTGTCACAGATGACATCGCACTGTCTTTTGGAAAGCTCAGATTAAAGACGATGGGGAGTGCAGGAGGGCATAACGGATTAAAAAGTGTGGAAACTCATTTAGGGAGTTCGCATTATGTTCGTTTAAGGATGGGAATTGGACATCCTGGTGAGAAAGAACTCGCAGGATATGTTTTAGATTCGTTTAGCCCAGAAGAATTAAAAATTTTAGCGACTTTTGTTGATCGCGGGGTAGAGGTTTTACTACGCTTATTAAAAGAAAGCGTCTCGCATGTGATGAACGTGGTCAACACGGCTCCGAGCAAGGACAGATTGGTTCCCTTGCCAAAGAAGGAGTCAATAGATTTAACAAAACCCCCTTTGCAGGGTTAG
- a CDS encoding 50S ribosomal protein L25/general stress protein Ctc, with translation MKLQTVSRTGNSKSEVNSLRREGMIPAVLYVRGKAGETLAVKSSEFGAYLRQVKSGHLPTTVFTLVDDKGHERRVLVKDIQYTITTYEVMHLDFEELLEEHKINVKVPIECTGTVDCVGIKLGGVLRQVIRHVRVRCLPKDMPTFFELNVKELGLKQSKRLSDIAIPETVRPLVDLNEVVAVIVKR, from the coding sequence ATGAAACTGCAAACAGTATCGAGAACAGGAAATAGCAAAAGCGAAGTCAATAGCCTTCGTCGTGAAGGAATGATTCCAGCTGTCCTATATGTTAGAGGGAAAGCCGGTGAAACTTTAGCTGTTAAGAGTTCTGAATTTGGCGCTTACCTTCGTCAAGTTAAATCAGGTCATCTACCTACAACGGTATTTACTTTGGTTGACGACAAGGGGCATGAGCGTCGTGTATTAGTAAAAGATATTCAGTATACCATTACGACTTATGAAGTGATGCATTTGGATTTCGAAGAGTTATTAGAAGAGCATAAAATCAACGTAAAAGTACCTATCGAATGCACAGGCACTGTTGATTGCGTGGGGATTAAATTGGGTGGTGTACTCCGTCAGGTCATTCGTCATGTTCGCGTACGTTGCTTGCCAAAAGATATGCCAACTTTCTTCGAATTGAATGTAAAAGAGTTGGGCCTTAAGCAATCTAAGCGTTTAAGCGACATTGCAATCCCAGAAACAGTACGTCCTTTGGTTGATTTAAACGAAGTTGTAGCTGTTATTGTAAAACGTTAA
- a CDS encoding ribose-phosphate diphosphokinase has protein sequence MSFSFPQPLLFAGSSHLLLATEVASQLGISLGQVQLNQFPDGEIAVQILESVRGRDVFVLQSIALDPNFYLMELLIIVDALKRASARSVVAVIPYFGYCRQDRKDKPRVPITAKLVANLLVEAGVTRILAVDLHAGQLQGFFDIPVDHVHGRQLLIDGLRDLELSRCVVVAPDIGSVKTARAFAGQLQVDFAVVDKHRLSAMEVGGLSLIGDVNGKDVLLADDMCSTGATLVSAAKACQEKGAKRIFGVITHGLFVDDAVNRIENSLLESVWMTNTIPYTERLKDGHKLKTISIAPLLAHAIQCIVSDESISSL, from the coding sequence ATGTCCTTTAGTTTTCCTCAACCGCTGTTGTTTGCTGGATCATCTCATCTTCTTCTAGCGACTGAAGTCGCATCTCAACTTGGTATTTCTCTTGGTCAAGTGCAGCTCAATCAATTTCCTGATGGGGAAATAGCGGTTCAAATTTTGGAGAGTGTGAGAGGGCGGGACGTTTTTGTTTTGCAATCTATTGCATTAGATCCCAATTTCTATTTAATGGAATTGTTGATCATTGTGGATGCTTTAAAACGGGCATCTGCAAGAAGTGTAGTGGCAGTGATCCCTTATTTTGGATATTGCCGGCAAGATCGCAAAGACAAGCCGCGTGTTCCGATTACGGCCAAGCTTGTGGCTAATTTATTGGTCGAGGCGGGTGTAACGCGGATTTTGGCCGTTGACCTACATGCTGGTCAGTTGCAAGGTTTTTTTGATATCCCAGTTGATCACGTTCATGGGCGCCAGCTCTTGATTGATGGATTGCGAGATTTAGAATTGAGTCGTTGTGTTGTCGTTGCGCCCGATATTGGAAGTGTTAAAACAGCCCGAGCTTTCGCAGGTCAGCTTCAAGTTGATTTTGCAGTAGTTGACAAACATCGCCTGAGTGCGATGGAAGTGGGTGGTCTTTCATTGATCGGAGATGTTAACGGAAAAGATGTACTTCTCGCTGACGATATGTGCTCTACAGGAGCAACTTTAGTGTCAGCAGCGAAAGCATGCCAAGAGAAGGGAGCAAAGCGTATTTTTGGTGTTATCACGCACGGGCTATTTGTGGACGATGCTGTTAACCGTATAGAAAATAGTTTGCTTGAGTCAGTATGGATGACGAATACCATTCCCTATACTGAACGGTTGAAAGACGGTCATAAGCTTAAAACCATTTCGATAGCCCCTCTTTTGGCTCATGCCATCCAATGTATAGTATCGGATGAGTCCATCTCTTCTTTATAA
- a CDS encoding DUF1398 domain-containing protein: protein MSKAIENLLNAQQFAMSIRSQIGGFPYLAEALRKAGITRNIWNLPSCQSIYLTEYGSVVSQGTPLVNTTVDIPLFDREALIKALRIDQAGQSSFPEFLKASWEAGVVSYIVDFKKRVVIYYGVLGESYSEDYPAVEIG from the coding sequence ATGAGCAAAGCTATCGAAAATCTTCTAAACGCCCAACAATTCGCCATGAGTATTCGCTCTCAGATAGGCGGTTTCCCATACCTTGCCGAAGCTTTAAGAAAAGCTGGAATCACTCGAAATATTTGGAACCTCCCTTCGTGCCAGAGTATTTATCTGACAGAGTATGGTTCTGTTGTAAGTCAGGGCACCCCACTTGTTAACACGACTGTTGATATTCCTCTATTTGATCGTGAGGCTCTTATAAAGGCCTTAAGGATCGATCAAGCAGGACAAAGTTCTTTTCCAGAATTCTTAAAGGCTTCTTGGGAAGCAGGTGTTGTGAGCTATATTGTAGACTTTAAAAAACGCGTCGTTATCTACTATGGAGTTTTAGGTGAATCCTATTCTGAAGATTACCCGGCTGTTGAGATAGGATAG